A single region of the Lates calcarifer isolate ASB-BC8 linkage group LG3, TLL_Latcal_v3, whole genome shotgun sequence genome encodes:
- the LOC108881914 gene encoding tubulin beta chain: MREIVHIQAGQCGNQIGAKFWEVISDEHGIDPTGTYHGDSDLQLDRISVYYNEATGGKYVPRAILVDLEPGTMDSVRSGPFGQIFRPDNFVFGQSGAGNNWAKGHYTEGAELVDSVLDVVRKEAESCECLQGFQLTHSLGGGTGSGMGTLLISKIREEYPDRIMNTFSVVPSPKVSDTVVEPYNATLSVHQLVENTDETYCIDNEALYDICFRTLKLTTPTYGDLNHLVSATMSGVTTCLRFPGQLNADLRKLAVNMVPFPRLHFFMPGFAPLTSRGSQQYRALTVPELTQQVFDAKNMMAACDPRHGRYLTVAAVFRGRMSMKEVDEQMLNVQNKNSSYFVEWIPNNVKTAVCDIPPRGLKMAVTFIGNSTAIQELFKRISEQFTAMFRRKAFLHWYTGEGMDEMEFTEAESNMNDLVSEYQQYQDATAEEEGEFEEEVEEDA, encoded by the exons ATGAGGGAGATTGTGCACATCCAGGCCGGCCAGTGCGGGAACCAGATTGGTGCAAAG ttCTGGGAGGTGATCAGTGACGAGCACGGCATCGACCCGACAGGAACCTACCATGGAGACAGTGACTTACAGCTGGACAGGATCAGTGTGTACTACAATGAAGCCACTG gtgggAAGTATGTGCCCAGAGCCATCCTAGTTGACCTGGAGCCAGGCACCATGGACTCAGTCCGCTCTGGACCCTTTGGGCAAATCTTCAGACCTGACAACTTTGTCTTTG gtCAAAGTGGAGCAGGAAACAACTGGGCCAAAGGTCACTacacagagggagcagagcTGGTGGACTCAGTCCTGGACGTGGTGAGGAAAGAGGCTGAGAGCTGTGAGTGCCTGCAGGGTTTCCAGCTCACACACTCCCTGGGAGGAGGCACCGGCTCCGGCATGGGCACCCTGCTCATCAGCAAGATCAGAGAGGAGTACCCAGACCGCATCATGAACACCTTCAGCGTGGTGCCCTCTCCTAAG gtgTCAGACACAGTGGTTGAGCCGTACAACGCCACGCTGTCGGTCCACCAGCTGgtagaaaacacagatgagacCTACTGCATTGACAACGAAGCCCTTTATGACATTTGCTTCCGCACTCTCAAACTCACCACGCCCACCTATGGAGACCTCAACCACCTGGTCTCAGCCACCATGAGCGGCGTGACCACCTGCCTGCGTTTCCCCGGCCAGCTCAACGCCGACCTGAGGAAACTAGCTGTCAACATGGTGCCCTTCCCCCGTCTCCACTTCTTCATGCCCGGCTTTGCCCCTCTGACCAGCCGAGGCAGCCAGCAGTACCGCGCCCTGACGGTGCCCGAGCTCACCCAGCAGGTGTTTGATGCCAAAAACATGATGGCGGCTTGCGACCCCCGTCACGGTCGCTACCTGACGGTGGCTGCCGTGTTCCGTGGCCGCATGTCCATGAAGGAGGTGGATGAACAGATGCTGAACGTCCAGAACAAGAACAGCAGCTACTTTGTGGAGTGGATCCCAAACAACGTCAAGACGGCTGTCTGCGACATCCCGCCACGCGGCCTCAAGATGGCCGTCACCTTCATTGGCAACAGCACAGCCATCCAGGAGCTGTTCAAACGTATCTCTGAGCAGTTCACCGCCATGTTCCGCCGCAAGGCCTTCCTCCACTGGTACACCGGCGAGGGCATGGACGAGATGGAGTTCACCGAGGCAGAGAGCAACATGAACGACCTGGTGTCCGAGTACCAGCAGTATCAGGACGCCACGGccgaggaggagggagagtttgaggaagaggtggaggaggatgcctaa
- the flot1a gene encoding flotillin-1a yields the protein MFYTCGPNEAMVVSGFCRSPPMMIAGGRVFVIPCVQQLQRISLNTLTLNVKSDKVYTRHGVPISVTGIAQVKIQGQNKQMLAAACQMFMGKSEPEIAQIALETLEGHQRAIIAHLTVEEIYKDRKKFSEQVFKVASSDLVNMGISVVSYTLKDVHDDQDYLQSLGKARTAQVQKDARIGEAQNKRDAVIREAHAMQEKVSAQYKNEIDMAKAQRDYELKKAAYDIEVNTKKAESEMAYQLQVAKTKQRIEEEKMQVQVVERTQQITLQEQEITRREKELEAKVKKPAEAERYRLEKLAEAQRLKLIMEAEAEAESIRIKGEAEAFAVEARGRAEAEQMSKKAEAFQQYKDGAMVDMLLEKLPLMAEEISKPLCEAKKVTMVSSGNGEVGAAKLSGEVLDIMTRLPETVEKLTGVNISQVSSRTG from the exons ATGTTCTACACCTGTGGTCCCAACGAGGCTATGGTAGTATCAG GTTTCTGCCGTTCTCCTCCAATGATGATAGCTGGAGGCCGAGTGTTTGTCATCCCATGTGTTCAGCAGTTACAGAG GATTTCCCTGAACACTCTGACTCTGAACGTGAAGAGCGATAAAGTCTACACTCGCCACGGTGTGCCCATCTCTGTCACAGGAATAGCTCAG GTGAAGATCCAGGGTCAGAATAAACAGATGCTGGCTGCAGCCTGCCAGATGTTCATGGGGAAGTCAGAACCAGAAATCGCACAGATCGCCTTGGAGACGCTGGAGGGGCACCAGCGGGCCATCATCGCCCACTTGACTGTTGAG GAGATCTACAAAGACCGGAAGAAGTTCTCAGAGCAGGTTTTTAAGGTGGCTTCCTCTGACCTGGTCAACATGGGCATCAGCGTGGTCAGCTACACGCTCAAAGATGTTCACGACGACCAG GATTACCTGCAGTCACTGGGAAAGGCTCGTACAGCCCAGGTTCAGAAAGACGCTCGCATCGGAGAGGCCCAGAACAAGAGAGATGCTGTGATCAGG gaagcCCATGCAATGCAGGAGAAAGTTTCAGCTCAGTACAAGAACGAGATCGACATGGCAAAGGCCCAGAGGGACTACGAGCTGAAGAAGGCAGCTTACGACATTGAGGTCAACACTAAGAAGGCTGAGTCAGAGATGGCCTACCAGCTGCAG GTGGCGAAGACCAAGCAGCGCattgaggaggagaagatgcaGGTCCAGGTGGTGGAGCGGACGCAGCAGATCACACTGCAGGAGCAGGAGATCACCCGCAGGGAGAAAGAGCTGGAGGCCAAGGTGAAGAAACCTGCAGAGGCTGAGCGGTACCGCCTGGAGAAACTGGCTGAGGCTCAGCG TCTTAAGTTGATCATGGAGGCAGAAGCCGAAGCTGAGTCCATCAGG aTTAAAGGTGAGGCTGAGGCTTTTGCAGTGGAGGCCAGAGGTCgtgcagaggcagagcagaTGTCAAAGAAGGCAGAGGCCTTCCAGCAGTACAAGGATGGAGCCATGGTGGACATGCTGCTGGAGAAACTGCCTCTG ATGGCAGAAGAGATCAGCAAGCCTCTGTGTGAGGCCAAGAAAGTTACCATGGTGTCCAGTGGCAACGGAGAGGTGGGCGCTGCCAAACTGTCCGGAGAGGTGCTGGACATCATGACCCGCCTCCCTGAGACGGTGGAGAAACTGACCGGAGTCAACATCTCCCAG GTGTCCTCTCGTACAGGCTGA